In the genome of Bombus affinis isolate iyBomAffi1 chromosome 7, iyBomAffi1.2, whole genome shotgun sequence, one region contains:
- the LOC126918319 gene encoding uncharacterized protein LOC126918319, translating into MLCCKVVLVFVVSLIALITGMPQDSENSAQSSFSLPFVQLTNGGIRFNLGGYHAQAGLGGLLGGSNGLHASVGTPWGGHASAGLGGAIDGNNANLGGGLFARAGLGNGRHEAAAGLGGLINGSGRSGPGLRGEIFANTGAHAVGTSPAFPNRGPSDRQDDGNNKPGEDEGDRGQPTRGRSNIQIISRSGNKKEKVLETVAVPAESVPVAFKQIDSSSKKEIQEALNLKPLSIAEVNPVLSSETNDIRVVRLTKVLPRHRRRKLWESKRQVNQEHSVLIEPQGNADSNVQNIQKRQAIYYSDPTPTRKVAVMRTKSPGFYDDVFQIPISTLNAVNQLLNNNAG; encoded by the exons CTTCCATTCGTTCAACTTACAAATGGTGGAATCCGATTCAATTTGGGCGGCTACCATGCCCAAGCTGGACTGGGCGGTTTACTAGGCGGAAGCAATGGACTTCACGCTAGCGTTGGAACACCCTGGGGTGGCCATGCGTCCGCTGGTTTGGGTGGCGCAATCGATGGCAACAATGCAAATCTTG GAGGGGGTCTGTTCGCGAGGGCAGGCCTTGGAAACGGAAGACACGAAGCTGCAGCGGGATTAGGCGGCTTGATAAATGGAAGTGGAAGATCGGGTCCTGGACTCAGAGGAGAAATATTTGCCAACACGGGAGCTCATGCGGTTGGAACATCACCAGCGTTTCCTAACAGAGGACCAAGCGACAGACAAGATGATGGAAATAATAAACCAGGTGAAGATGAAGGCGATAGGGGCCAACCAACCAGAGGACGttcgaatattcaaataatCTCTCGTTCtggaaataagaaagaaaaagtatTGGAG ACAGTGGCTGTGCCGGCGGAATCTGTGCCAGTGGCTTTTAAGCAAATTGACTCCTCGTCGAAAAAAGAG ATACAAGAAGCACTAAACCTTAAACCGCTATCTATCGCCGAGGTTAATCCTGTTTTGTCCAGCGAGACGAATGATATACGCGTTG TTCGACTAACAAAAGTCCTTCCACGTCACCGTAGAAGAAAGTTATGGGAATCGAAGAGACAGGTTAATCAAGAACATTCAGTCCTGATAGAGCCGCAGGGTAATGCCGATTCAAACGTTCAAAACATCCAGAAGCGTCAAGCGATTTATTATTCCGACCCTACACCTACGCGAAAAGTAGCGGTAATGAGGACCAAAAGTCCAGGTTTTTACGATGACGTATTTCAG ATACCGATATCAACGCTGAACGCTGTTAATCAACTGTTGAATAATAATGCCGGCTAA